The genomic window CCGCCGGACGGCGACTCCACCCACTCGGCGCAGTCCATGGCCTGGAAGATCAAGCGCTTCTCCAACGACGACCTGCGGCAGCGCTTCGTGGACATGTGCGTGCAGCAGGCCGAGATCCTGGGCCTGCGCATCCCCGACCCGGACCTGCGCTGGAACGACGAGCGCCAGGGGTACGACTACACCCAGCCCGACTACGACGAGCTGCTGCAGGTGATCAAGGGCAACGGGCCGTGCAACCGGCAGCGGATGGAACACCGCCGCCGTGCCCACGCCGACGGCGCCTGGGTACGCGAGGCCGCCGCGGCGTATGCCGCGAAGCGCGCGGAGAAGAACAAGGAGAAGGTGGCCGCGTGAGCGAGCGCAGCGAGCGAACCGGCAAGGCCGGCGCGAGGGAACATTCGCCTCTTTGGGAGGTCTTCGTGCGGGCGCGGCGCGGGCTGGCGCACACCCACGTCGGCAGCCTGCACGCCCCCGACGCGGAGCTGGCCCTGCGCAACGCGCGGGACCTCTACACCCGCCGCCAGGAGGGCGTCTCCATCTGGGTGGTGCCGGCGGGCGCGATCACCGCGTCCAGCCCGGACGAGAAGGACGCCTTCTTCGACCCGGCGGCCGACAAGGTCTACCGCCATCCCACCTTCTACGAGGTGCCGGACGGGGTGGCCCACCTGTGAACGGCCCCTTCGACTTCGTCCTCTCCCTCGGCGACGACGCGCTGATCGCGGCGCAGCGGCTCGGCGAGTGGACCTC from Micromonospora kangleipakensis includes these protein-coding regions:
- the paaB gene encoding 1,2-phenylacetyl-CoA epoxidase subunit PaaB, coding for MSERSERTGKAGAREHSPLWEVFVRARRGLAHTHVGSLHAPDAELALRNARDLYTRRQEGVSIWVVPAGAITASSPDEKDAFFDPAADKVYRHPTFYEVPDGVAHL